In Dermacentor variabilis isolate Ectoservices chromosome 11, ASM5094787v1, whole genome shotgun sequence, one genomic interval encodes:
- the LOC142564014 gene encoding uncharacterized protein LOC142564014 gives MDSQDQRYTLCGFTEELDWRPVHFAERIPAHRICSACGVLPRETVFLPCRDVLCRSCYEQCQVTDGYACPLDADQFLPEEAEWRDFPLENLLRRKVKCWNEERGCDMILAASELTKHFCNDCDHHSMLCPKCSKLVLRSNVAGHLQSKCRDYAMPQTSWVLEKSDNDQKAMMVVLNASLDVRVVEIKDRLDALINDHTAQNDALDEISHCMNTVKEALLQRSSVSSTLDRVAVQSTVTLTSVREVEETLMEHSDEARVLARTIADSVKELKECLVDTWRTVNHFKENNTGSMLQAELTTILAADRAELTKTNESVDALKETFRQVLDDESRTICRKCGGSVAGNGEVKDTEMEGESTLNKEKEMAFNTINSTRYEFLVKEFKAMKDSAYSKGFHFYSSEKIYISGYNLSPGVCLRKEGDHVLLHALIQLHRGVIDEFLQWPFSKKLQMTVKHISQRKQCQMVDSTNGKLAYFRRPEESSNQAAYFQIYSFDLDDLDREGYITDDKLHIVWELLPKEAKY, from the exons ATGGATTCTCAAGACCAGCGTTACACGCTGTGCGGTTTTACCGAGGAACTGGACTGGAGACCTGTGCATTTCGCCGAGCGTATTCCTGCGCACAGAATATGCAGCGCGTGTGGTGTGCTGCCCAGGGAGACCGTTTTCCTGCCCTGTCGAGACGTGCTGTGCAGAAGCTGCTACGAGCAGTGCCAAGTCACCGATGGATACGCCTGTCCACTCGACGCTGACCAGTTTCTTCCAGAAGAGGCAGAGTGGAGAGACTTTCCTTTGGAGAACCTGCTCAGGCGGAAG GTAAAATGCTGGAATGAAGAACGTGGCTGCGACATGATTTTAGCGGCGTCAGAGCTTACCAAGCATTTCTGCAATGACTGTGACCACCACTCTATGTTGTGCCCTAAATGTTCAAAGCTCGTGCTCCGCAGTAATGTGGCCGGGCATTTACAGAGCAAATGCCGAGACTATGCAATGCCTCAGACGTCCTGGGTTCTAGAGAAGTCAGACAATGACCAAAAAGCAATGATGGTGGTTCTTAATGCAAGCTTAGACGTGCGAGTAGTTGAAATAAAAGACAGGCTAGATGCACTTATTAATGATCATACTGCACAAAATGATGCGCTAGATGAAATTTCACATTGCATGAACACGGTCAAAGAGGCTTTGCTACAAAGGTCAAGCGTAAGTAGTACATTGGATCGCGTTGCTGTACAATCTACAGTTACTTTGACGTCAGTTAGAGAGGTCGAGGAAACCTTGATGGAACACAGCGACGAGGCGCGTGTTCTTGCAAGAACCATAGCCGATTCAGTTAAAGAGTTGAAGGAATGTTTAGTAGACACGTGGCGAACTGTCAACCACTTCAAAGAAAACAATACGGGAAGCATGTTGCAAGCGGAGTTGACAACAATACTGGCTGCGGATAGAGCTGAGCTCACGAAAACTAACGAAAGTGTTGATGCACTGAAGGAAACCTTTCGGCAAGTGTTGGACGATGAATCAAGGACAATCTGCAGAAAGTGCGGAGGAAGTGTTGCTGGCAATGGTGAAGTGAAGGACACTGAAATGGAAGGAGAGAGCACattgaataaagaaaaagaaatggccttCAACACGATCAACTCCACCCGATATGAGTTTCTTGTTAAGGAATTCAAGGCAATGAAAGACAGTGCCTATTCAAAAGGCTTTCATTTTTACTCGAGTGAAAAGATATACATATCGGGCTATAACTTGTCGCCAGGAGTGTGCCTCAGAAAAGAGGGAGATCATGTGTTACTGCATGCTCTTATTCAGCTGCACAGGGGTGTTATCGACGAGTTTCTTCAGTGGCCTTTCAGTAAGAAACTTCAGATGACTGTCAAACATATTTCCCAAAGGAAACAGTGTCAGATGGTGGATAGTACTAATGGTAAACTTGCTTACTTTAGAAGACCCGAAGAATCAAGTAACCAAGCTGCTTATTTCCAAATATATTCATTTGACTTAGATGATCTGGATCGTGAAGGGTACATCACGGACGACAAGCTTCATATTGTCTGGGAGCTTCTTCCGAAAGAAGCGAAATATTAA